A single Lactuca sativa cultivar Salinas chromosome 8, Lsat_Salinas_v11, whole genome shotgun sequence DNA region contains:
- the LOC111908638 gene encoding transcription factor bHLH140, with the protein MEIDDEMIKSKGEEEDKKKPIVVILVGAPGSGKSTFCDHVMRVSTRPWVRVCQDTIGNGKAGTKAQCLAISNTSLKEGKNILIDRCNLDKEQRADFVNLKNSHQVDIHAIVLDLPAKLCISRCVNRTGHEGNLQGGRAAAVVNRMLQKKESPKINEGFTRITFCYNENDVQSAMDTYGSLSSINTLPSGCFGEKKSDSKVQVGIMKFLKRVDAPSKLASNKTDKTEKTDKTTPGPSNDNTTQENHPVNEGKEKKIPFESGTHDGVPTLAFPSISTSDFQFNIEKASEIIVETVEEFVNKIGNGRLVLVDLSHGSKILSLVKTKAAKKNIDSKKFFTFVGDITKLHSGGLKCNVIANAANWRLKPGGGGVNAAIFDAAGPDLDTATKQRAGSLTPGKAITIPLPSTSPLFSKEGVTHVIHVLGPNMNPKRPNCLKDDYQKGCKVLKEAYMSLFGNFESIVRNQEKLCEHFDGVLNSGVEKVRREDDGICSTEKNKKFKGFVEEKEIGGKVNKDWGSWAQALYKIAMNPEKHGNDVIEILDDVVVLNDVYPKAQKHVLVVARVKGLESLSDVGEEHLPILRTMHDVGLKWAQTFLKENESLVFRLGYHSAPSMRQLHLHVISQDFDSKHLKNKKHWNSFNSSFFRDSVDVIEEVREEGKPKLNDDEKFMSMELRCNRCRSAHPNIPRLKSHIAICKSPFPENLLQNGRLLHAPTKV; encoded by the exons ATGGAAATCGACGATGAAATGATCAAATCTAAAG GGGAAGAAGAAGATAAGAAAAAGCCCATAGTGGTAATACTAGTCGGCGCACCTGGAAGTGGCAAATCGACCTTCTGTGATCACGTTATGCGGGTTTCTACCCGACCCTGGGTCCGCGTCTGTCAG GACACAATTGGGAATGGCAAAGCTGGAACAAAAGCACAATGTCTAGCTATCTCCAACACCTCATTAAAAGAAGGAAAAAACATACTAATCGACAGGTGTAATCTTGATAAAGAACAACGTGCAGATTTTGTCAACCTTAAAAACTCTCATCAAGTAGACATACACGCCATTGTTCTTGATCTTCCTGCAAAGCTTTGTATCTCTCGATGTGTAAATCGAACTGGACATGAAGGAAACTTACAAGGTGGAAGAGCTGCAGCTGTGGTCAATCGTATGCTTCAAAAGAAAGAATCACCCAAAATCAACGAAGGGTTTACACGAATAACATTTTGTTACAATGAAAACGATGTTCAATCTGCCATGGATACTTATGGATCACTTTCTTCCATAAATACCCTTCCGTCCGGCTGTTTTGGAGAGAAAAAGTCAGATTCTAAAGTCCAAGTTGGTATTATGAAGTTCTTGAAAAGAGTAGATGCTCCAAGTAAACTAGCATCTAACAAAACTGACAAAACTGAAAAAACTGACAAAACTACCCCCGGGCCATCAAATGATAATACCACTCAAGAAAACCATCCTGTTAATGAAGGTAAAGAGAAAAAAATACCCTTTGAGAGTGGGACCCATGATGGGGTCCCTACTTTGGCATTTCCTTCTATATCCACGTCAGATTTTCAATTTAATATTGAAAAGGCTTCGGAAATAATAGTTGAAACAGTTGAGGAATTTGTGAACAAGATTGGAAATGGGAGGCTTGTTTTGGTGGATTTGTCTCATGGATCAAAGATATTGTCTTTGGTGAAAACTAAAGCTGCTAAGAAGAATATCGACTCAAAAAAGTTTTTTACTTTTGTGGGAGATATTACAAAGCTTCACTCAGGAGGCTTAAAGTGCAATGTGATAGCTAATGCTGCAAACTG GAGACTAAAACCTGGTGGTGGAGGTGTAAATGCTGCCATATTTGATGCTGCGGGACCCGATTTAGATACTGCAACTAAACAACGAGCTGGATCTCTTACCCCTGGAAAAGCAATCACTATTCCTCTTCCTTCAACATCTCCTTTGTTTTCTAAAGAAGGTGTGACACATGTCATACATGTTCTTGGGCCCAATATGAATCCAAAAAGACCAAATTGCCTCAAAGATGACTATCAAAAGGGATGTAAAGTTCTTAAGGAGGCTTACATGTCTCTTTTTGGAAACTTTGAATCTATTGTGAGAAATCAAGAGAAATTATGTGAACATTTTGATGGTGTTTTGAATAGTGGTGTTGAGAAGGTTAGGAGAGAGGATGATGGCATATGTAGCACTGAGAAAAACAAGAAATTTAAAGGTTTTGTCGAAGAAAAGGAGATAGGTGGAAAGGTGAATAAGGATTGGGGTTCGTGGGCTCAAGCACTTTATAAAATCGCTATGAATCCTGAGAAACATGGGAATGATGTTATTGAAATATTGGATGATGTTGTGGTTTTGAATGATGTTTACCCAAAG GCACAAAAGCATGTTTTGGTGGTTGCTCGAGTTAAAGGTCTTGAGAGTCTTTCAGATGTAGGTGAGGAACACCTTCCTATATTAAGGACAATGCATGATGTGGGTTTGAAGTGGGCTCAAACATTTTTAAAGGAAAATGAATCATTGGTATTTCGCCTTGGATACCATTCG GCGCCTTCAATGAGACAACTACACCTTCATGTAATAAGTCAAGATTTTGACTCCAAACATCTCAAGAACAAGAAGCATTGGAACTCATTCAATTCTTCATTTTTTCGGGATTCTGTGGATGTGATTGAAGAAGTGAGAGAAGAGGGGAAACCTAAATTAAACGATGATGAGAAATTCATGTCGATGGAGTTGAGATGCAACCGGTGTAGAAGCGCACACCCTAACATTCCTCGCCTCAAATCACATATTGCTATTTGTAAATCACCCTTTCCTGAAAATTTACTTCAAAATGGTCGCTTGTTGCATGCTCCTACAAAAGTGTAA